The following coding sequences are from one Gossypium hirsutum isolate 1008001.06 chromosome A12, Gossypium_hirsutum_v2.1, whole genome shotgun sequence window:
- the LOC107930994 gene encoding LOW QUALITY PROTEIN: 40S ribosomal protein S7-1 (The sequence of the model RefSeq protein was modified relative to this genomic sequence to represent the inferred CDS: inserted 2 bases in 1 codon) has product MQITMKKKRIITSSQIDVSSSRKAVVIHVPYRLSKAFRRVHVKLVRELEKKFSGKVGVVSCSSHWGFDVILISTRRILRPPKKGSAVQRPRTVHEAMLEDIILPGEIVGKRXDGLKMNKVYLHPKERNNTEYKLETFSAVYRKLAEKDVVFEFPGTVA; this is encoded by the exons ATGCAAATAACCATGAAAAAGAAGAGG ATCATTACAAGCAGTCAAATCGATGTTTCCAGTAGCCGGAAAGCTGTTGTAATCCATGTTCCCTACAGATTGAGCAAAGCTTTTCGTAGGGTTCATGTTAAGCTCGTGAGGGAACTCGAAAAGAAGTTCAGTGGCAAGGTGGGGGTTGTTTCATGTTCGAGTCATTGGGGATTT GATGTGATTCTCATTTCCACCCGAAGGATATTAAGGCCTCCAAAAAAGGGCTCTGCTGTTCAGAGGCCACGCACCGTACATGAGGCAATGCTAGAAGATATCATCTTACCTGGCGAGATTGTCGGGAAGCG CGATGGATTGAAGATGAATAAG GTGTATTTGCATCCGAAGGAACGAAACAACACGGAGTATAAGCTCGAGACCTTTTCTGCGGTTTACAGGAAGCTTGCCGAAAAGGATGTTGTGTTTGAGTTCCCCGGTACAGTGGCATAG
- the LOC121211242 gene encoding uncharacterized protein: MCSETSPRVSFSHDLSQPTMEQHEQRRDTKLLEQPPCSDFEFNICTTSFDQQQWSSADELFANGMLLPKTVTPKHDAIAPSLVSLPPRPKLSMADDVRKDMVEKKPVSNKSFWGFKRSSSLNCDVKKGLICSLPLLSRSNSTGSVSSASSKHKHSSPKLPSSSSCCNGYQFPQKPPLKKNHGNCSYGNGVRISPVLNVPPPYISKGTANLFGLGSLLRNGKVKKSKK, encoded by the coding sequence atgTGTTCTGAAACAAGTCCAAGGGTGTCTTTTTCTCATGATCTAAGCCAACCAACAATGGAACAACATGAACAACGAAGAGACACAAAGTTGTTAGAACAGCCTCCTTGTTCGGATTTCGAGTTCAACATTTGCACCACCAGCTTCGACCAACAACAATGGTCATCAGCCGATGAGTTGTTTGCTAATGGTATGTTACTCCCTAAAACAGTAACCCCAAAACATGATGCCATTGCCCCATCACTTGTTTCGCTTCCACCCCGGCCTAAATTGTCCATGGCTGATGATGTAAGAAAAGACATGGTGGAAAAAAAACCAGTTTCCAACAAGTCTTTTTGGGGTTTTAAAAGAAGTAGCAGCCTCAATTGTGATGTtaaaaagggactaatttgttccTTACCCCTTCTTTCGAGAAGTAATTCAACCGGTTCGGTTTCGAGTGCGAGTTCGAAACATAAGCATAGTTCACCAAAgctaccatcatcatcatcatgttGTAATGGTTATCAGTTTCCTCAAAAGCCTCCATTGAAGAAAAACCATGGGAATTGTTCATATGGTAATGGTGTTAGAATCAGTCCTGTCTTGAATGTGCCACCTCCTTACATCTCTAAAGGAACAGCCAACCTGTTCGGTTTAGGATCCTTGTTACGAAATGGGAAAGTCAAGAAGAGCAAGAAATGA
- the LOC107930969 gene encoding protein ENDOSPERM DEFECTIVE 1 isoform X2, with protein sequence MKGKSAKVTPFSLPPVPSHTKHGTDTIRGSKKISRHQEDLHSLKLLYNCYLQWRFANAKAENSTQIQKRETERILYSLEVKISELYDRVRRKRMELQLLQRMKTLSNILQRTDTIRGSKKISRHQEDLHSLKLLYNCYLQGRFANAKAENSTQIQKRETERILYSLEVKISELYDRVRRKRMELQLLQRMKTLSNILESHVDTREVGEAMTSAIKMMEMIVSNVQSFMPKAEEMESSVSELARVAIGERAVIEECGDLLYKTNTFQVEECSLRAQLIQLQAMGSCNNKLLLQE encoded by the exons ATGAAGGGGAAATCTGCTAAGGTGACTCCATTTTCACTACCACCAGTCCCTTCTCACACAAAGCATGGGACTGATACAATAAGGGGATCAAAGAAAATTTCTCGTCATCAAGAGGATTTACATTCCTTGAAATTGCTTTACAATTGTTATTTACAATGGAGATTTGCTAATGCCAAGGCAGAAAACTCTACTCAAATTCAGAAAAGAGAAACTGAG AGAATACTTTATTCTCTTGAGGTGAAGATATCAGAGTTGTATGATCGTGTGAGAAGGAAACGCATGGAGCTTCAACTACTACAAAGGATGAAAACCTTATCAAATATTCTACAAAGGACTGATACAATAAGGGGATCAAAGAAAATTTCTCGTCATCAAGAGGATTTACATTCCTTGAAATTGCTTTACAATTGTTATTTACAAGGGAGATTTGCTAATGCCAAGGCAGAAAACTCTACTCAAATTCAGAAAAGAGAAACTGAG AGAATACTTTATTCTCTTGAGGTGAAGATATCAGAGTTGTATGATCGTGTGAGAAGGAAACGCATGGAGCTTCAACTACTACAAAGGATGAAAACCTTATCAAATATTCTAGAATCTCAT GTAGATACGAGAGAGGTAGGGGAAGCAATGACTTCAGCAataaaaatgatggaaatgataGTTTCCAATGTTCAAAGCTTTATGCCAAAG GCTGAGGAAATGGAAAGTTCAGTTTCAGAATTGGCTAGAGTGGCAATAGGAGAAAGAGCTGTTATTGAAGAATGTGGAGATTTGTTATATAAAACCAATACATTTCAG GTTGAAGAGTGCAGTTTAAGAGCTCAGCTTATTCAGTTGCAAGCAATGGGTTCATGTAACAATAAACTACTCCTACAAGAATAA
- the LOC107930969 gene encoding protein ENDOSPERM DEFECTIVE 1 isoform X1: MKGKSAKVTPFSLPPVPSHTKHGTDTIRGSKKISRHQEDLHSLKLLYNCYLQWRFANAKAENSTQIQKRETERILYSLEVKISELYDRVRRKRMELQLLQRMKTLSNILQRTDTIRGSKKISRHQEDLHSLKLLYNCYLQGRFANAKAENSTQIQKRETERILYSLEVKISELYDRVRRKRMELQLLQRMKTLSNILESHMPYLEEWSTFQGDYLNSLSKAIQSLLNISLRLPINGNVKVDTREVGEAMTSAIKMMEMIVSNVQSFMPKAEEMESSVSELARVAIGERAVIEECGDLLYKTNTFQVEECSLRAQLIQLQAMGSCNNKLLLQE, from the exons ATGAAGGGGAAATCTGCTAAGGTGACTCCATTTTCACTACCACCAGTCCCTTCTCACACAAAGCATGGGACTGATACAATAAGGGGATCAAAGAAAATTTCTCGTCATCAAGAGGATTTACATTCCTTGAAATTGCTTTACAATTGTTATTTACAATGGAGATTTGCTAATGCCAAGGCAGAAAACTCTACTCAAATTCAGAAAAGAGAAACTGAG AGAATACTTTATTCTCTTGAGGTGAAGATATCAGAGTTGTATGATCGTGTGAGAAGGAAACGCATGGAGCTTCAACTACTACAAAGGATGAAAACCTTATCAAATATTCTACAAAGGACTGATACAATAAGGGGATCAAAGAAAATTTCTCGTCATCAAGAGGATTTACATTCCTTGAAATTGCTTTACAATTGTTATTTACAAGGGAGATTTGCTAATGCCAAGGCAGAAAACTCTACTCAAATTCAGAAAAGAGAAACTGAG AGAATACTTTATTCTCTTGAGGTGAAGATATCAGAGTTGTATGATCGTGTGAGAAGGAAACGCATGGAGCTTCAACTACTACAAAGGATGAAAACCTTATCAAATATTCTAGAATCTCAT ATGCCATATCTAGAAGAATGGTCTACATTCCAAGGAGATTACTTAAATTCTTTATCAAAAGCTATTCAATCTTTGTTGAACATTTCTCTTAGACTGCCAATCAATGGGAATGTTAAG GTAGATACGAGAGAGGTAGGGGAAGCAATGACTTCAGCAataaaaatgatggaaatgataGTTTCCAATGTTCAAAGCTTTATGCCAAAG GCTGAGGAAATGGAAAGTTCAGTTTCAGAATTGGCTAGAGTGGCAATAGGAGAAAGAGCTGTTATTGAAGAATGTGGAGATTTGTTATATAAAACCAATACATTTCAG GTTGAAGAGTGCAGTTTAAGAGCTCAGCTTATTCAGTTGCAAGCAATGGGTTCATGTAACAATAAACTACTCCTACAAGAATAA
- the LOC107931021 gene encoding LOW QUALITY PROTEIN: AP-3 complex subunit delta (The sequence of the model RefSeq protein was modified relative to this genomic sequence to represent the inferred CDS: inserted 1 base in 1 codon), which translates to MSGPSLMDSLFQRTLEDLIKGLRQQLIGEQAFISKALEEIRKEIKSTDLSTKSTALLKLCYLSNLHFHDMSFAAFHALEVLSSPRFSHKKIAYHAISLSFHDSTPVLLLITNHLRKDLTSTNEFEVSLSLQCLSRIANVDLARDLTPEVFTLLSSNKLYVRKRAVAVVLRXFEKYPDSVRVCFKRLVENLENYDPQILSAVVGVFSELACKDPRSYLPLAPEFYKILVDSKSNWISIKVLKIFAKLAPLEPRLANRVVEPICDLMRKTGAKSLLFECVRTVVTSFSEYESAVRLAVEKIREFLVDEDPNLKYLGLHALSIVASKHLWVVSENKEVVIKSLSDPDPNIKIESLRLVMAMVSEHNVAEISKVLVNYALKSDPLFCNEILGSILSTCSRNVYEIIVDFDWYVSLLGEMSRIPHCQMGEEIENQFIDIGLRVKDVRPELVRVARDLLIDPALLGNSFLHRVLSAAAWVSGEYVEFSRNPLELMEALLQPRTSLLPPSIMAIYIQSAFKVLVFCLHTCFVRGGSTAGVSASASYESFDDLSVENGADSTVAHGQTCTSAPITNESIVNLLKLVELALSPLLGSHDVEVQERARNLLGFVDLIKLEALNSSGQEENDSERKGVEATKIIRLVHDAFSKELGPVSLTAQGKVPVPDGLTLNENLGDLETICGDIELPSSNTFSFGYPSEEKDVSSFSNLQIKEDSGQSNESTSLLAEHRKRHGLYYLPSGKSEVISNDYPPANDPALQGDNNDNASDLVKLTAESLVPKRKPNHSKPRPVVVKLDEVDEKPVAVKQLESRDDSLSGAVRDILFGSEDILPTSSRSNLPNSNRKGKKKQHMITQVESKENVVDDGNSSSRRRKDHSHGKERRHRKKNAEERNETDRKEKESSSNHPRRHKSRQRAEEPLKVPPQTSVIPDFLL; encoded by the exons ATGTCAGGTCCATCACTCATGGATTCCTTATTTCAACGCACTTTAGAAGACCTAATCAAAGGTCTAAGACAACAACTGATCGGCGAACAAGCTTTCATTTCCAAAGCCCTTGAAGAAATCCGCAAAGAAATCAAATCTACTGACCTCTCTACCAAATCCACTGCTCTTCTCAAACTATGTTACCTCTCCAATCTTCACTTCCACGACATGTCTTTCGCTGCTTTCCATGCCTTAGAAGTCCTTTCTTCCCCTCGTTTTTCCCATAAGAAGATAGCTTACCATGCAATCTCACTTTCATTCCATGATTCAACCCCTGTTCTTCTCCTTATAACGAATCATTTGCGCAAAGATCTCACCAGTACTAATGAGTTTGAAGTAAGTTTATCTCTTCAATGCTTGTCTAGAATCGCTAATGTTGATTTGGCTAGAGATTTGACTCCTGAAGTTTTCACTTTGTTGTCTAGTAATAAGCTTTATGTTCGTAAAAGGGCTGTGGCTGTTGTTTTAA GTTTTGAGAAATACCCAGATTCTGTTAGGGTTTGTTTTAAACGTTTAGTTGAGAATTTAGAGAATTACGATCCTCAGATTTTGTCTGCTGTTGTTGGGGTGTTTTCTGAACTTGCTTGTAAAGATCCCAGATCGTATCTTCCTTTAGCACCTGAGTTTTATAAGATTTTAGTTGATTCGAAAAGTAATTGGATCTCGATTAAGGTGTTGAAGATTTTCGCTAAATTAGCTCCTCTTGAACCGAGGTTAGCGAATCGGGTGGTTGAACCGATTTGTGATCTTATGAGGAAAACCGGGGCGAAGTCGTTATTGTTTGAGTGTGTTAGGACTGTGGTTACTAGTTTTAGTGAGTATGAATCTGCTGTGAGGCTTGCGGTTGAGAAGATTCGGGAGTTTTTGGTGGATGAGGATCCAAATCTTAAGTATCTTGGATTGCATGCGCTTTCGATTGTAGCCTCAAAGCATTTATGGGTGGTTTCGGAGAATAAGGAAGTTGTAATCAAGTCATTGAGTGATCCGGATCCTAATATAAAGATTGAGTCGTTGCGTCTTGTGATGGCAATGGTATCTGAACATAATGTGGCTGAAATTTCAAAGGTTTTGGTCAATTATGCACTTAAATCGGATCCCCTGTTTTGTAATGAGATACTTGGTTCTATTCTATCAACTTGTTCAAGGAATGTCTATGAGATTATTGTTGACTTTGATTGGTATGTATCACTTCTTGGTGAGATGTCAAGAATCCCGCATTGTCAGATGGGAGAAGAAATTGAAAACCAGTTTATTGATATTGGTTTGAGGGTCAAGGATGTTAGGCCGGAACTTGTTCGTGTTGCTCGTGATTTGCTGATTGATCCTGCTTTACTCGGAAACTCTTTCTTGCATAGGGTATTATCTGCTGCTGCTTGGGTATCTGGAGAATATGTTGAGTTCTCAAGGAACCCGTTAGAACTTATGGAAGCATTATTACAGCCTCGTACGAGTTTGTTGCCACCGTCTATAATGGCAATTTACATTCAGTCTGCGTTTAAAGTGTTAGTTTTTTGCCTACATACTTGCTTTGTGCGAGGGGGAAGTACCGCTGGAGTTTCAGCATCTGCGTCGTATGAATCGTTTGATGATCTGTCCGTTGAAAATGGTGCAGATTCAACTGTTGCACATGGTCAGACATGTACATCAGCTCCTATCACCAATGAATCCATTGTTAACCTATTGAAACTGGTTGAATTAGCTTTGAGCCCTCTATTAGGAAGCCATGATGTGGAAGTACAAGAGAGAGCACGGAATTTGCTTGGCTttgttgatttgataaaattagaaGCACTGAATTCTTCGGGACAAGAGGAAAATGATTCAGAACGGAAAGGAGTGGAAGCTACCAAAATCATCAGACTGGTGCACGATGCCTTTTCCAAGGAGCTCGGTCCTGTCTCTTTAACTGCCCAAGGTAAAGTTCCTGTACCAGATGGGTTAACGCTTAATGAGAACCTTGGTGATTTGGAAACGATATGCGGTGATATTGAACTACCTTCATCGAACACATTTTCTTTTGGATATCCTTCTGAGGAGAAGGATGTGTCGTCTTTCTCCAACCTTCAGATTAAAGAAGACTCGGGACAATCGAATGAGTCCACTTCTTTGTTAGCGGAGCACCGTAAGCGCCACGGGTTGTATTACCTTCCTTCGGGGAAAAGTGAAGTAATTTCAAATGACTATCCACCTGCCAATGACCCCGCATTACAGGGTGATAACAATGATAATGCCAGTGATCTTGTTAAACTCACGGCAGAATCACTTGTTCCGAAGAGAAAACCAAACCATAGCAAGCCTAGGCCTGTGGTAGTGAAATTGGATGAAGTGGATGAGAAACCTGTTGCAGTAAAGCAGCTTGAGTCTAGAGATGATTCACTCTCGGGTGCTGTTCGTGACATTCTTTTCGGTAGTGAAGATATTCTACCCACTTCATCTCGAAGCAACCTTCCTAATAGCAAtagaaaagggaagaaaaaacAACACATGATTACCCAAGTCGAATCAAAAGAAAATGTAGTTGATGATGGAAATTCTAGTTCGAGAAGGAGAAAAGATCATAGCCATGGTAAAGAGAGAAGGCATAGGAAGAAAAATGCTGAGGAAAGAAATGAGACCGATcggaaagaaaaagagagtagTAGTAATCACCCCAGAAGGCATAAATCTCGACAAAGAGCCGAGGAGCCTTTAAAAGTTCCTCCACAAACATCGGTGATTCCTGATTTCCTTTTATAG